The following is a genomic window from Collimonas fungivorans Ter331.
TTCTCGATCGAGCCGGGACAGATCCAGTTCCTGCGCTTCGGCGTGCGCCATCCGATGACTTCCGCGACCGAAAAAAGCTACCGCCTGCTGATCGACGAAGTACCACCCAGCGGGCCGCAGGCGCCAGGCTTGAAGACTCTGCTGCGAATCAGCATCCCGGTTTTCATCGCGCCCAAGACAAAACAGGAAAAGATTTCCTGGCAGCTGAAACGGGAAAGCGGCGGCCTGGTGCTGGTGGCAGCCAACGACGGCAACGTCCATGCCAAGATCATCCATATCCAGCTGAACAATGCGCTGAACAACGGCGACAGCGGAGACGGCCTGCAGATCAGCACGCCTGCCTATGTCTTGCCTGGACAGCACAAGCAATGGTCGCTGGCGAATGGGAAGATCCGTGCCGGCGCGGTCCGGCTGCAAATTCAGACAGACAAGGGCGAGATTGAAGAACATCTCATGCTGGAGGCTGACCAAGTATCTAGCCGCTAGCCTGATCGCGTGTCACATCCCGGCTCTGGCAGCAGCTGACAAGTCAGTGACAGAACAGGAAATCATATTGGCGGTGACCGTCAACGACAGGAAATTGACGGATGCAACGCTGATTGTGCGCACCGCAGCCGACGGCATTATCGTGCCGGTGCAGTTGTTGAACGAGGCGCGCTTGCGCTTGCCGGATGTCGCCGCCATCAGCAGCCACCAGCAAAGCTATTATCCGCTGGCGGCGCTGCCTGGCGTGCGTGCCGAGATCGAGGCCAGCACACAGACATTGAACATCCATGCGGCGCCAGGCGCTTTCACCGATTCGGCATTCAACCTTGGCGAGCACCAGCCTCTGCTGCTGCAGGCCGCGGAAACCGGCGCATTCCTGAATTACGACGTCAATTACGCCAAGGGCCAAGGCCAGGGCCAAAACCAGACCAATCTCTCCGGCCTGGCGGAACTGGGCGTATTCAGCGGCGGCGGCATCTACACCAGCCGCTTCGTCGGCCAGGACCTGACCGGCCAGCGTTCGCTGTTCCGGCTCGACAGCCAGTACACGCGGGATTTCCCGCTGCAGCAGGCGACCCTGGTGGTCGGCGACAGCATTAGCGGCGGCAGCGCCCTGTCGCGCCAGGTATATTTCGGAGGTCTCCAGTGGCGCACCAAATTCTCTACCATTCCCGGCTACCAGGCCATCCCGCTGCCGGCATTCAGCGGCACCGCGGCGGCGCCTTCCGTGGTCGACATCTACGTGGATAACATCCTGCGCCTCAAGCAGCCGGTCGACACCGGCCCGTTCACCATCAACAACCTGCCAGTGTATGCCGGCCAGGGCAATGTGCAGATGGTGGTGCACGATGTGCTCGGACGCCAGCAGGTCTATACCCAGGGCTACATCACCAGCGCCCAGCTGCTGCGCCAAGGCAGCAAGGATGTCTCTTACGAAGTCGGCGCGCTGCGCGACAATTTCGGCAGCAAGGACAGCGACTACGGCCGGGTGTTCAGCTCCGCCACCGTGCGCTACGGCGTCAGCAACAGCAGCACCGTCGAAGGCCATGGCGAAATCATGCGCGGCCGCGAGTCGCTGGCGGTCGGCGGCGCCGTCGCCGTCGGCGATATCGGCTTGCTGAGCGGCGGCGTGGCTGCCAGCAATTCGGAACGCGGCAACGATACCCAGCAATACCTGCAGTTCGACCGCCAGGGAAGCATATATGCCTTGACCCTGCGCGCGCAGACTGCCGGCCCGCGCTTCTGGCAGCTGGGCCTGCCCGACGATATCCCGGCGCCGGCCCAGCAGATCCAGGCGCAGGCCAATGTCTCGCTGGGCGAACGCACCAATGCGGCGATCGGCTACCTGAGCCAGGTCAACCGCGGCCAGGACAATGTGCGCGCCATCAATGCCGGCCTCAATTTCAACCTGCGCCAGAACGGCAGCATCAGCATCGGCCTGCTGAAATCGCTGACGCAGGACCGCCAGCTGTCGGCCAACCTGGTGTGGGTCATGCCGCTGGAACATCAGAGTTTCCTGCAGGTGGTGGCCAGCGGCCAGCAAGGCAGCAAATACTTCAGCACCGAATACCAGCAGACCGCGCCGCAGGAAGGCGGCTGGGGCTACCGTGCGCGCAAGGCCTTGTTCGACAACGGCGGCGAAGACATAGGCGCCAATTACATCGGCACCACCGGCGAATACATGCTCAACGCCAATCGCGTGGATGGTCAAAACAACCTGCAGCTGGAAGCGCGCGGCGGCATCGCCCTGCTCGGCGGCCATGTGCGCGCCACGCGCTGGCTGGACCAGAGTTTCGCCATGGTGGAGGTGCCGGTGGAACAGCCTATCGATATCTACGCCAACAATATCAAGGTCGGCCAGACCGATAAATACGGCGTCGGCTTCGTGCCGCGCCTGGTTCCCTACGAATCGAACACGGTCGCGCTGGACGACGCCGGGCTGCCATTGTCGATGACGCTGGACCTGGCGCACAAATCGGTGACCCCCGGCTACCGCACCGGCAGCCTGCTGAAATTCAGCGCGCAGCAGAACCGCAGCGCGACACTGGTCCTGGTCGACGAGGACAACAAATCGCTGGCCACCGGCACCCGAGTGTATGTCAACCGCGATACCACGGCGCAGGAAGTGGCTTTGCGCGGCCAGGTTTTCATACCCGAGATCGACTATCCGGCCGAAGTCGTGGTGCGCGACGGCGGTTCCGGCATACGCTGCCGCTTTCAGATCGAGACACCGCCGCAGGCCGCCGTCATGCCGGTGCTGGGACCCTATGTTTGCGCTCAGGAGATGAAATGAAACCTGCTCTGAAATGGCTGGCGGCTGCCGGTGTCCTGGCGCTGCCGCTAAGCGCGCATGCGTTGCTTGCCACCTGCACGGTTGCCACCACCGGCATTGTGTTTCCCGCCTATGCATCGCCTGGCAGCACCAACTCGGACAGTACCGGCGACATTGCCGTCACCTGTTCCGCACTGGTGCTCGGACTCGGCAGCTATACCATTTCGGTCAGTACCGGCGCCGGCACCTATGCCAACCGCAAGCTGACCTCCGGCGCCAATTTCCTCAACTACAATATGTTCACCGACGCAGCGCGTTCGATAGTCTGGGGCGACGGCACCGCGAGCACCCAGACGGTAAGCGACAGCTACGTGATCCTGGTAGCGCCGACCACCCGCCATTACACGTCCTATGGACGGGTGCCGGGGAGCCAGAACAAGCCAGCCGGAACCTACACCGATACAGTGACGGTCACTGTCACTTACTGAATATACGGGCCGAAAAAAGCCGATCTACTGATCGGCTTTTTTCTCAGGCGGGCGGCTCGGTGAGCCGCGAACCTGGATTTAGATTTCTTCGTACAGCGGCAACGTCAGGAATTCGGCAAACGACGCCGAAGTCGACATTTCTTCGAAGATCCTGGCAGCGCGGTCATACGTTGCACCGTCGCCAACCAGCGCCTTGACCTTGACCAGCTCCTGCGGAATCATTGCGACCACCATCTCGGCGGTCACTTTCTTGCCGTCGTCGAGCACGCCCTTGGTCGAGCGTATCCATTGCCATACTTGCGCACGGCTGATTTCCGCGGTGGCCGCATCTTCCATCAGGTTATGGATAGGCACGCAACCGTTGCCGGCCAGCCAGGCGCCCAGGTAATGGATGCCGACGTTGATGTTGTAGCGCAGGCCGGCTTCGGTGATCGGCGCTTCCGGCTTGAAGTCGAGCAGGTCGGCGGCGCTGACGTTGACGTCTTCGCGCTGCTTGCTGATCTGGTTCGGCTTGTCGCCCAATACCTTCTTGAACTCGGTCATGGCCAGTTCGACCAGGCCTGGATGGGCCACCCAGCCGCCGTCGTAGCCGTCGGTGGCGTCGCGCGCCTTGTCGACGCGCACGCCGCCCATGGCGATCTCGTTCTTTTCCGGATCGTTCTTGATCGGGATCAGCGCAGCCATGCCGCCGATCGCCGGCGCATTGCGCTTGTGGCAGGTCTTCAGCAACAGCAAGGCATACGAACGCATGAACGGCGCGGTCATGGTGACCTTGGCGCGGTCGGCCAGGCAGAAGTCCTTGTCCAGCTTGAATTTCTTGATGCAGGAGAAGATGTAATCCCAGCGGCCGGCGTTCAGGCCGGAGCTGTGCTCGCGCAGTTCGTACAGGATCTCGTCCATTTCGAAAGCGGCCAGGATGGTTTCGATCAGGACTGTCGCCTTGATCGTGCCTTGCGGCAGGCCGAGTTCATTCTGGGTCATCACGAAGATGTCGTTCCACAGCCGCGCTTCCAGGTGCGATTCCAGCTTCGGCAGGTAGAAATACGGGCCGGCGCCACGCGCCAGCTGTTCCTTGGCGTTGTGGAACATGAACAGGGCGAAATCGAAAATGCCGCCGGAGACGCGCTTGCCGTCGATCAGCACATGTTTTTCATCCAGGTGCCAGCCGCGCGGACGGACCACCAGGGTCGCGACCTTGTCGTTCAGTTTGTAGGACTTGCCGTTCTGTTCCAGCGAAATCGTCTTGCGGATAGCGTCGCGCAGGTTGATCTGGCCGGTGATCTGGTTATCCCATACCGGTGAGTTCGAATCTTCGAAGTCGGTCATGTAGCTGTCGGCGCCGGAGTTGAAGGCGTTGATCACCATCTTGCGCTCGACCGGGCCGGTAATTTCGACGCGGCGGCATTCCAGCGCGGCCGGGATCGGCGCGATCTTCCAGTCGCCGTTGCGGATATGCGCGGTTTCAGGCAGGAAGTCAGGACGCTCGCCGGCGTCCAGGCGCTTGGCGCGCTCGACCCGCACTGCCAGCAATTCCTGACGGCGCGTTTCGAATGCGCGGCTCAGCTTGGCGACCAGCGCCAGCGCTTCGGGAGTCAGAATTTCTGCGTATCCGGCGCCGATGGCGCCGTTGATTTCCATACCGGCCGGCAGTGTCAGTTGAGTCATGCTTTACTCCTGTTGGTTCTATGAATTGATTGGTGTCTTGGGCCAAGCTTGCCGCACCAGCCATTGTGCGGCGCTACATTCTGTTTTTTACCATGCCGGATATGTTAAATCCTGAATGGCATTATCTAATTTTTACGCTATATAGTATATTTAAACCAAATCATCATAGGTGGAACGATTTATCATTTGATCTATGCGTTTTAGTCACAAGTGAGCGTATTATAGCTCCAGTTATAGCTCCCGCTTCCAACAAACCCGGTTCGGCGACATGGATCAATTCAAGCAGATTTCCACCTTTGTCGAAGTAGCCGCCAAGGGCAGCCTGTCCGCGGCTGCGCGCGCCGAAGGGATCGCCCCCGCCATGATCGGCAGGCGCCTGGATGCGTTAGAGGAACGCCTCGGTGTGAAGCTTTTGCAACGCACCACCCGCAAGATCGCATTGACCAACGAAGGCGAAGCCTTCCTGGAGGACTGCCAGCGCATCTTGTCCGACCTGGAAAACGCCGAATCGGCGGTTTCCGAGCGCAGCGCCCACGCCAGCGGCCATCTGCTGATTTCGGCGCCGGCCGGTTTCGGCCGGCAGCACGTGGCGCCGCTGATGCCCTCCTTTCTCACCGAACACCGCGACGTCACCCTCACCCTCAACCTGAACGACCGCGTGGTCGACCTGATCGGCGAAGGCATAGATGTGGCGATCCGCATCGCGTCGCTGTCGGACTCGTCGCTGGTCGGCGCCAAGCTGGCCGACAACAAACGCATCGTGGTGGCCTCGCCGGCCTATATCAAACGCCACGGCAAGCCGCGCACCGTCGACGACCTGCAAAAGCACAATTGCCTGGCGATCAGCAGCGAAGGCAGCCAGCGCGGCTGGAGTTTTCGCCAGCACGGCAAGATCGTCACCGTCAGGGTCGCCGGCAACATGGTCTGCAACGACGGCCAGGTGCTGCATGACTGGGCGCTGGCCGGCAAGGGACTGGCCTGGCGCTCGATGTGGGAAGTCGGCAGCGAGATCGAATCGGGCAAGCTGGTCACGGTGCTGGATGAATTCGCCGCGCCCGGCAACGATATCTACGCAGTGTTTGCGCAGCGCCGCCACCTGCCCTTGCGGATCCGGGTATTCGTCGATTTCCTGCGGCGCGCCTATGCCCAGCCGGATTACTGGCGCCATGGCTAAAAGCGCGGCTGCTCGGGCCGGTTAACATTTCTTGCTTTTGGAAAATTGGTATATAATCATGCCCAGCTGCACGGCCATTCGCGTGCGGCACCCTCTCAAAGGGGAGTAGCTCCTGAATATTGCATGACGCGCAGCTTTACAGGCCGTCCCAATGTTTTGCAAGGTAGTCGTCATCACGGAACAGGCACATCGCCTGCGCCCGGTTACCCTGGCAGCGTCGCTGTTGAGCAAGACCTTTGTCAGCATGGATTCCATGCAGGCAATGTGTCGCTCATTTTATCTAAATGAGTTCCTCGCCACTCCTGCTGTTATCCACGCTTGAGGTTATTCGTTAACCCTGTTGGAGACTTTATGGATTTTTCTGGTTTACTCTCAATGCTAGGCATGGCCGACTGGAATGCCGGCGCTTTCTTCGCTGCGCTGCTGGCTATCGTCGTCATTGATCTGGTGCTGGCCGGCGACAACGCCATCGTGATTGCGATGGCGGCCCGCAGCCTGCCCGACCACCTGCGCCGCAAGGCCATCCTGTGGGGCACCGCGGGTGCGGTCATCACCCGCGTGCTGATGACTATCGGCGTGGTGTGGCTGCTCAAGATCCCTGGCTTGCTGCTGGTCGGCGGCATCGCCCTGCTGTGGATCGCCTACCGCCTGCTGACCCAGTCGGATGACGGCGAGGCGCACGGCGTGAAAGCCACCACCATGGTAGCCGCCCTGAAAACCATCATCATCGCCGATACCGTCATGGGCATCGACAACGTGCTGGGCGTGGCCGGCGCCGCCAAGGGCAGCATGGCGCTGGTGATCATCGGCCTGCTGATTTCGGTGCCTATCATGGTCTGGGGTTCGACCCTGGCGCTGAAGCTGATCGAACGCTTCCCGCTGACGATCTTCATCGGCGCCGCGATCCTGGTCTACACCGCGATGCACATGATCGTCACGGAGCCAGTCCTGCAATCGTTCTGGGACAGCCTGCCGGGCCTTAACTATGCTGCTTACGTGATTGGTTTTGTGGTCGTGCTGGGCGGCGGCTGGCTGGTTTCGAAACGGCGCGATGGCGCCAAGGTAGCCGAGTGATATAGAAAAATGCGACGTCAAAGCCCCGCCGTTCAGGCGGGGCTTTTTTTTCGGCTCAGGTTTGTGCGTTCAGTATCCGCCGGTGGAAAGCCAGGTGGTCTTCGATCACGGTCGAAATAAAATAATAACCGTGGTCATAAGCGGCATGACGGCGCAGCGTCAGCTTCTGCCCGGCCTGCGCGCAAGCTGCTTCAAACTGCTCCGGCAATAATTGCTCGGCCAGGAATTTGTCTCCCAGACCCTGGTCAATCAAGATCTCTTGCGGAAACGGTTGCGGCAAGTTCAGCATCAGCTGCGTCGCATCGTAATCCTGCCATGCCGCCTGGTCCGGCCCCAGGTAATTGCCGAACGCTTTTTGCCCCCATGGACAGAGGCTGGGCGCGGCAATCGGCGCAAACGCCGACACCGAACGGAATACCTCCGGATTACGCAAGGCCAGCACCAGCGCGCCATGGCCGCCCATGGAATGGCCAAAAATGCCGATGTTGCCGGCTTGCGCCGGGAATTCCCGCACGATGGTTTGCCGCAGCTCATGCAATATGTAAGAGTACATCCGGAAATGCGCGGCCCATGGCGCTTGCGTCGCATCCAGGTAAAAACCGGCGCCGTTGCCGAAATCCCAGCCGGCGTCGACGCCGGCGATGCCGGTGTCGCGCGGGCTGGTGTCCGGCGCTACCAGCATGATGCCGTGCTGCGCCGCATAGCGCTGAGCCCCGGCCTTGATCATGAAGGTTTCTTCGGTACAGGTCAGCCCGGCCAGGAAAAACAGCACTGGCACCGGCCCCAGCCTGGCTTGCGGCGGCTGGAATACGGAAAAGCGCATCGGCAAGCCGATTTCCTTCGAAGCATGGCGGTAGAAGCCCTGCGTGCCGCCGAAACAGGCATGCTCGCTGATGACTTCCATCAATAGATCACCACCGAACGGATCGATTCACCGCTCTTCATCAGGTCGAAGCCTTCATTGATGCGCTCCAGCGGCAAGCGGTGTGTGATCAAGTCATCGATGTTCAGCTTGCCGTCCATGTACCAGTCGACGATTTTCGGCACATCGGTGCGGCCGCGGGCGCCACCGAAAGCGGAGCCCTTCCAGACCCGGCCGGTCACCAGCTGGAACGGCCGTGTGCTGATTTCCTGGCCGGCAGCGGCGACGCCGATCACGATCGACTGGCCCCAGCCCTTGTGGCAGCACTCCAGCGCCTGGCGCATGGTGGTGGTGTTGCCTATGCATTCGAAACTGTAGTCGGCGCCGCCATCGGTCAGGCCGATGATGGCGTCAACCACGTTCTCGATTTCCTTGGCGTTGATGAAATGGGTCATGCCGAACTTGCGCGCCATCGCTTCGCGCGCCGGGTTGATATCGACGCCGATGATCTTGTCGGCGCCGACCATGCGCGCCGCCTGGATCACGTTCAGGCCGATGCCGCCGAGGCCGAACACCACCACATTGGCGCCGGCTTCCACCTTGGCGGTGAACAGCACCGCGCCGACGCCGGTGGTGACGCCGCAGCCGATATAACAAACCTTGTCGAACGGCGCGTCTTCACGGATCTTGGCCAGGGCAATTTCCGGCACCACGATGTAGTTGGAGAAAGTCGAAGTACCCATGTAATGGAAAATCGGCTTGCCGTCGATCGAAAAACGGCTGGTGGCGTCCGGCATCAGGCCGCGGCCCTGGGTCGAGCGGATCGACTGGCACAGATTGGTTTTCTGCGACAGGCAGAATTTGCACTGGCGGCATTCCGGCGTGTAGAGCGGAATCACGTGGTCGTTCTTTTTCAGGCTCTTGACGTCCGGCCCGACATCGACCACCACGCCGGCGCCTTCATGGCCCAGGATGGATGGGAAAATGCCTTCCGGATCGGCGCCCGACAACGTGTAATAGTCGGTATGGCAGATGCCGGTAGCCTTGATCTCGACCAGTACTTCACCGGCGCGCGGGCCGCCCAGTTCGACTTCTTCGATGGTCAGCGGCTGGCCGGCTTTCCATGCAATGGCTGCTTTGGTTTTCATGTGATGACCTTTACCAGAATGGGTTTGGAAATAAGGGATTATTCGGCATTCACGATAATCCTGCCAATTACTCGGCGTCGCGTATCTTGCTCAAAGCGTCATCGATGCGTTCGACGCCGATCACTTTCAAACCTTCGATCTCTTGCTTCGGCATGTTCGCCTTGGGAATCATGGCAATCGAGAATCCCAGCTTGGCGGCTTCGCGCAAACGTTCCTGGCCGCGCGGCGCCGGCCGGATCTCGCCCGCCAGGCCAACCTCGCCGAACACCACCAGCCCGCGCGGCAGCGGCCGGTTGCGCATGGACGAATTGATCGCCAGCAGCACCGCCAGGTCGGCCGCCGGTTCGGTGATCTTGACGCCGCCGACCGCGTTGATGAACACATCCTGGTCGAAGGCGGCAATGCCGGCATGGCGATGCAGCACCGCCAGCAGCATTGCCAGGCGGTTCTGCTCCAGCCCGACCGACAGCCGGCGCGCGTTCGGCACATGCGAAGCGTCGACCAGGGCCTGGATCTCAACCAGCAGCGGCCGCGTGCCTTCCTGCGTCACCATCACGCAGGAGCCGGGCACCTGGTTGTCGTGCTGCGACAGGAACAGCGCGGACGGATTCGAGACGCCCTTCAATCCCTTTTCCGTCATGGCGAATACGCCGAGCTCGTTGACCGCACCAAAGCGGTTCTTGAATGCGCGCACCAGGCGGAAGCTGGAATGGGTATCGCCTTCGAAATACAAGACCGTATCGACGATGTGCTCCAGCACGCGCGGCCCTGCCAGCGCGCCTTCCTTGGTGACGTGGCCGACCATGATGATGGTGATGCCGGATTGCTTGGCGACCCGCGTCAGCTGCGCCGCGCATTCGCGCACCTGGGCCACCGAACCGGGCGCGGAACTGAGCGCATCCGAATAGACGGTCTGGATCGAGTCGATGACCGCCACTTCGGGTTTATGCTCGACCAGGGTGTTGAGGATCTTTTCCAGCTGGATTTCAGCCTGCAGCTTGAGATCCTTGGCGTCCACCGCCAGCCGCTTGGCGCGCAGGGCGATTTGGGCGCCGGATTCTTCGCCGCTGACATACAGCACTTTTTTCAGCTTCGACAAGTTCGCCAGCGCCTGCAGCAGCAAGGTCGACTTGCCGATGCCGGGATCGCCGCCGATCAGCACCACGCCGCCGGCCACCAGGCCGCCGCCCAGCACCCGGTCGAATTCCTCGATGCCGGTGCCGAAGCGCGGCACGTCGATGGCTTCGATGTCGGCCAGGGTCATCACCGGCGCGGTCTGCGCCAGGCCCTGGTGCTGGTTTGAAAAACGGTTGCCGACCGCCTCCACGAGGGTTTCCACCAGCGTGTTCCATTGCCCGCACGACGGGCACTGGCCGGTCCATTTATTGGCGACGCCGCCGCATTCGGTGCAGGTGTAATTGGTTTTAGCTTTGGCCATTCGGTTCTACAGTCATATGATTGATATTTTCTAAAATCCTGACAAATCTTGTTTGTCCATCGCTACCGTAGGGTGGGCACTCTGTGCCCACGCGTAACCGTGATAGCCGGAGTACAGGCCCAAGCCACATCGAAACAGGCAAATATGTAGTGCGAATTCACGCGTGGGCACAGGTGCCCACCCTACCGTCTATATCGGCACGCAGGCGCATGGCGCCATCACAACTCCACGACTTTAACCCGGGTAGCCAAAGCGCACATCAGTTCATATCCTATGGTGCCGGCCGCATGCGCCACTTCGTCGATAGGCAAGCCATCGCCCCACAAGGTCACCGCGCTGCCCACCCCGGCGCCAGGCACGCTGGTGAGGTCGACCGAGAACATGTCCATCGATACCCGGCCGACAGTGACGGTGCGCATACCGTCGACCAGCACCGGCGTGCCGTTCGGCGCATGGCGCGGATAACCGTCGGCATAACCGCAGGCGACCGCGCCGATGAGCATCGGTGCGGAAGCGACAAAACGGCTGCCGTAACCGATGGCGTCGCCGGCGCCTATGCGCTGGACGCCGATGACCTTGCTGCTGAGCGTCATCGCCGGTTTCAGGCCGAACTGTTCGGCGCTGGCGCCGCCGGGAGTAGCGCCATACAGCATGATGCCGGGGCGCACCCAGTCCGACTTCAGCTCCGGATGCATCAGGTCGGCGGCGGAATTGGCGATGCTGCGTTCTTCGTTCAGGCCTGAAACGCCCTGCTCGAACTGCTGTACCTGCTGCTGCAGCGGCAGGCCCGGATTCAGCGGATCGTCGGCATTGGCGAAATGGGTCATGAGCGTGATCTTGCGCACCGCGGGAACCGCCCGCAAGCGCTGGTAGGCGGCACGATAGGCTTCCGGCTTGAAACCGAGCCGGTTCATGCCGCTGTTCATTTTCAGGTGGACATCCAGCGGCCCCTTCAGCGCGGCCTGCTCCAGCCAGGCGATCTGTTCGTTGCAATGCACGGCGAAATCGAGCCGGGCCCGCACCACGGTTTCCAGGTCTGAGGCGTCGAAAATGCCTTCCAGCAGCAGGATCGGCTTTTGCCAGCCCAGCTCGCGCAGGCGCAGCGCATTGTCCGGCTCGATCAGCGCCAGCCCGTCCGCCTCTGCAAAACCGCGTACGCCGCGCTCCAGGCCATGACCGTAGGCATTGGCCTTGACCACCGCCCAGATTTTGGCGGCCGGCGCATGCGATTTGGCAATGCGCAGGTTGTGATGCAGTGCAGAAATGTCTATGGTGGCGACTAAGGGTCTGGGCATGAATGTGCAGGGTTTGTGAAGATTCGTTGCGAAGATTCGTAGAGCTGCCTATTTTACCGGATGCACCGGCAAGCAAGGATTGGCAATCCCCATAACTCAACTAAAATTCTGCTGAACGTTTTCTCTTTTGCATGTCTCATAATCACGAATCGGTCATATTTTCATGGTATAAAGCAGGCCGGGGACACATTGTTACATTCTGGGATGCGGATGAATCGCGGTTTTTACACCATCATGGCAGCGCAGTTTTTTTCTTCGCTGGCCGACAACGCCCTGCTTATAGCAGCAATCGCCTTGCTGGCGGAAATGTCCTCGCCGGGCTGGATGACGCCGCTGCTGAAACTGTTTTTTGTCCTGTCTTACGTGCTGTTGGCTGCTTTTGTCGGCGCTTTCGCCGATTCGCTGCCCAAGGGCCGGGTCATGTTCATCACCAACATGATCAAGATCGCCGGCTGCCTGATGATGTTCACCGACGTCCATCCGCTGATCGCCTACGGCGTGGTCGGCTTCGGCGCGGCCGCATATTCGCCGGCCAAATACGGCATCCTCACCGAATTGTTGCCCGCTGAAAAACTGGTGGCCGCCAACGGCTGGATCGAAGGCCTGACCATGGCTTCCATCATTCTCGGCACGGTCCTCGGCGGCGCCCTGGTCAGTCCCCACGTCGTCTCGATCTTGCTGCAGTGGCACATACCGATTTTCGACTGGCACCTGAACACGCCGACCCATGCGGCGTTGATAGTGATCGGCATCTTGTACATTATTGCGACCGTCTTCAACCTCAAAATCCCTGACACCGGCGCCCGCTATCCGCACCAGCAACGCCGGCCGAGCAAGCTGATCGTGGATTTCGCCAACTGTTGCGCGATCCTGTGGAAGGACAAGCTGGGGCAGATTTCCCTGGCCGTCACCACCCTGTTCTGGGGCGCCGGCGCCACCTTGCAGTTCATCGTATTGAAATGGGCCGAAAAATCGCTCGGCATGCCGCTCGACAAGGCTGCCATCCTGCAAGGCGTGGTAGCGTTCGGCGTGGCCATCGGCGCCAGCGCCGCGGCGCGCATGATCCCGCTGAAAAAATCGCTGACGGTAATGCCCATGGGCATCGTGATGGGCCTGGTCGTGATGGCCATGACCGTGGTGCACTCGGTGTGGGTGGCCTACCCCTTGCTGATCATCATCGGCGCGCTGTCAGGTTATTTCGTGGTGCCGATGAACGCGCTGCTGCAGCATCGCGGCCACGTGCTGATGAGCGCCGGCCATTCGATCGCGGTGCAGAATTTCAATGAAAACCTGTCGGTGCTGACCATGCTGGTGCTGTATGCGCTGATGATCAAGATCAACCTGGACGTGAATATCGTCATCCTGCTGTTCGGCTCGTTCGTCGCCTGCATCATGTTTCTCATCATGCGCAAGCATGCGGCCAACCAGCGCGAGCATGATTCGCTGGCCTTGATTGGCGAAGTCAAGCATTAGCCAGATAGCGCAGCCGGCAAATAAAAAAAGCGGGTTTCCCCGCTTTTTTTATTTGCCGGCCGGATTCGATGCAATGCCGGCAGCTTGCTTAAAACTCTTTCTGTACGGTCAACG
Proteins encoded in this region:
- the fghA gene encoding S-formylglutathione hydrolase, with amino-acid sequence MEVISEHACFGGTQGFYRHASKEIGLPMRFSVFQPPQARLGPVPVLFFLAGLTCTEETFMIKAGAQRYAAQHGIMLVAPDTSPRDTGIAGVDAGWDFGNGAGFYLDATQAPWAAHFRMYSYILHELRQTIVREFPAQAGNIGIFGHSMGGHGALVLALRNPEVFRSVSAFAPIAAPSLCPWGQKAFGNYLGPDQAAWQDYDATQLMLNLPQPFPQEILIDQGLGDKFLAEQLLPEQFEAACAQAGQKLTLRRHAAYDHGYYFISTVIEDHLAFHRRILNAQT
- a CDS encoding S-(hydroxymethyl)glutathione dehydrogenase/class III alcohol dehydrogenase; protein product: MKTKAAIAWKAGQPLTIEEVELGGPRAGEVLVEIKATGICHTDYYTLSGADPEGIFPSILGHEGAGVVVDVGPDVKSLKKNDHVIPLYTPECRQCKFCLSQKTNLCQSIRSTQGRGLMPDATSRFSIDGKPIFHYMGTSTFSNYIVVPEIALAKIREDAPFDKVCYIGCGVTTGVGAVLFTAKVEAGANVVVFGLGGIGLNVIQAARMVGADKIIGVDINPAREAMARKFGMTHFINAKEIENVVDAIIGLTDGGADYSFECIGNTTTMRQALECCHKGWGQSIVIGVAAAGQEISTRPFQLVTGRVWKGSAFGGARGRTDVPKIVDWYMDGKLNIDDLITHRLPLERINEGFDLMKSGESIRSVVIY
- the radA gene encoding DNA repair protein RadA, which gives rise to MAKAKTNYTCTECGGVANKWTGQCPSCGQWNTLVETLVEAVGNRFSNQHQGLAQTAPVMTLADIEAIDVPRFGTGIEEFDRVLGGGLVAGGVVLIGGDPGIGKSTLLLQALANLSKLKKVLYVSGEESGAQIALRAKRLAVDAKDLKLQAEIQLEKILNTLVEHKPEVAVIDSIQTVYSDALSSAPGSVAQVRECAAQLTRVAKQSGITIIMVGHVTKEGALAGPRVLEHIVDTVLYFEGDTHSSFRLVRAFKNRFGAVNELGVFAMTEKGLKGVSNPSALFLSQHDNQVPGSCVMVTQEGTRPLLVEIQALVDASHVPNARRLSVGLEQNRLAMLLAVLHRHAGIAAFDQDVFINAVGGVKITEPAADLAVLLAINSSMRNRPLPRGLVVFGEVGLAGEIRPAPRGQERLREAAKLGFSIAMIPKANMPKQEIEGLKVIGVERIDDALSKIRDAE
- the alr gene encoding alanine racemase encodes the protein MPRPLVATIDISALHHNLRIAKSHAPAAKIWAVVKANAYGHGLERGVRGFAEADGLALIEPDNALRLRELGWQKPILLLEGIFDASDLETVVRARLDFAVHCNEQIAWLEQAALKGPLDVHLKMNSGMNRLGFKPEAYRAAYQRLRAVPAVRKITLMTHFANADDPLNPGLPLQQQVQQFEQGVSGLNEERSIANSAADLMHPELKSDWVRPGIMLYGATPGGASAEQFGLKPAMTLSSKVIGVQRIGAGDAIGYGSRFVASAPMLIGAVACGYADGYPRHAPNGTPVLVDGMRTVTVGRVSMDMFSVDLTSVPGAGVGSAVTLWGDGLPIDEVAHAAGTIGYELMCALATRVKVVEL
- the lplT gene encoding lysophospholipid transporter LplT, whose amino-acid sequence is MNRGFYTIMAAQFFSSLADNALLIAAIALLAEMSSPGWMTPLLKLFFVLSYVLLAAFVGAFADSLPKGRVMFITNMIKIAGCLMMFTDVHPLIAYGVVGFGAAAYSPAKYGILTELLPAEKLVAANGWIEGLTMASIILGTVLGGALVSPHVVSILLQWHIPIFDWHLNTPTHAALIVIGILYIIATVFNLKIPDTGARYPHQQRRPSKLIVDFANCCAILWKDKLGQISLAVTTLFWGAGATLQFIVLKWAEKSLGMPLDKAAILQGVVAFGVAIGASAAARMIPLKKSLTVMPMGIVMGLVVMAMTVVHSVWVAYPLLIIIGALSGYFVVPMNALLQHRGHVLMSAGHSIAVQNFNENLSVLTMLVLYALMIKINLDVNIVILLFGSFVACIMFLIMRKHAANQREHDSLALIGEVKH